A window from Solanum stenotomum isolate F172 chromosome 5, ASM1918654v1, whole genome shotgun sequence encodes these proteins:
- the LOC125864590 gene encoding protein WVD2-like 4 encodes MESENGVPVEVEKIVVAEEENVDLKNINEKADETPNSSVAKDELSVEDVPNQHKVSVGGTKKNNKMAKDQANSTGTSALTRSKKGSMAKSLSFPTRGANADMTRKSIDACTKKSDFKPWIPNGVTHEASHLNGTVSSASRLNPATKSTSAGVVKSSSPNGSATTSRRITTGSIPSLRQSLSGKSASASKIAKKATSEGLNDEKITPTKATSPLKDDDDARSATSSNATRTSAGFSFRLEERAEKRKEFLAKVEERIQAREEEKSNLLAKSKENQEAEVKQFRKSLTFKAAPMPCFYKEPPPKVELKKIPTTRAISPKLGRTKNTSMTNSSESGGSCFSPKVIKEQRKSSVANNDNVASKGKPVKTSQTTAQSPKTSITKTKPAETKSRLAEAAKVSDEKTEQNEIQPESEMNCGEDNVARPSNPIVVQAEVSVEG; translated from the exons atggaGTCTGAAAATGGGGTTCCAGTAGAGGTGGAAAAGATTGTTGTGGCTGAGGAAGAAAATGTGGATTTAAAGAACATTAATGAGAAGGCGGATGAGACTCCAAATTCATCTGTAGCCAAAGATGAATTATCTGTTGAGGATGTTCCGAATCAACATAAGGTATCAGTTGGTGGTactaaaaagaacaacaaaatgGCTAAGGATCAAGCAAATTCAACAGGCACGTCTGCATTGACTCGTTCGAAAAAGGGAAGTATGGCGAAAAGTCTTTCATTCCCTACAAGAGGTGCCAATGCAGACATGACAAGGAAGAGCATTGATGCTTGTACAAAGAAATCGGACTTTAAACCTTGGATACCAAATGGTGTGACACATGAGGCTTCACATTTGAATGGAACAGTCTCGTCAGCTTCTCGTTTAAATCCGGCTACTAAGAGTACATCTGCTGGAGTTGTGAAGagttcaagtccaaatggaAGTGCTACAACAAGCAGAAGGATAACTACAGGATCTATCCCAAGCCTTCGTCAATCGCTG TCTGGGAAGTCTGCTTCAGCCAGTAAAATTGCCAAGAAAGCTACTTCTGAAGG ATTAAACGATGAAAAGATAACACCTACTAAAGCTACATCACCTCTTAAAGACGATGATGATGCTCGTTCTGCTACTTCCTC CAATGCAACTCGTACCAGTGCTGGATTTTCCTTCAGATTGGAAGAACGTGCTGAAAAGCGAAAGGAG TTCTTGGCAAAGGTGGAAGAGAGGATACAGGCCCGAGAAGAGGAAAAGAGTAACTTGCTAGCAAAATCTAAG GAAAACCAAGAGGCAGAGGTAAAGCAGTTTAGGAAGAGCTTGACATTTAAAGCTGCACCGATGCCTTGCTTCTACAAGGAGCCCCCTCCTAAAGTTGAACTGAAGAAG ATACCAACAACACGCGCCATATCTCCTAAGCTTGGAAGAACTAAGAACACATCTATGACTAATAGTTCCGAAAGTGGAGGGTCATGCTTCAGTCCAAAAGTGATCAAGGAACAACGTAAGTCATCCGTAGCCAATAATGATAACGTTGCATCAAAAGGGAAGCCAGTTAAGACTTCACAGACAACTGCTCAATCTCCAAAAACCTCGATCACTAAAACGAAACCTGCTGAAACAAAATCAAGACTTGCTGAAGCAGCAAAGGTTTCGGATGAGAAAACAGAACAAAACGAAATCCAACCTGAGTCTGAAATGAATTGTGGAGAAGACAATGTGGCACGTCCATCAAATCCAATCGTCGTGCAAGCTGAAGTCAGCGTTGAAGGTTAA
- the LOC125864588 gene encoding calcium-dependent protein kinase 26-like → MGNNCVHSKFTKGGFFNLFFWRSRSPDMITNKKKPKGIEHSTDKQPERENSIQNKPPEMVMIDREKPNQEHKKDTQVVKQEKTSVDLKPNEAIQPEKYDNTIHQKAKPKESAKPKKPHVKRMLSAGLQVDSVLKTKSGLLKEHYDLGDKLGHGQFGTTFLCVEKATGEKYACKSIAKRKLLTPEDVEDVRREIQIMHHLSGNPNVISIKAAYEDGVAVHVVMELCSGGELFDRIVKQGHYTERQAAELARTIVGVVEACHALGVLHLDLKPENFLFVNEKEDSPLKIIDFGLSMFFKPGQIFSDIVGSPYYVAPEVLQKRYGQEADIWSAGVIIYILLTGVPPFWGESEQEIFDEVLRADIDFTSDPWPNISGDAKDLVKRMLVRDPRQRLTAHEVLCHPWVKIDGVAPDKPLDSAVLSRLTQFSAMNKLKKMALMVIAESLSEEEIAGLKEMFKMIDTDDSGHITLDELKVGLKQFGADLSETEIRDLMKAADVDNSGTIDYGEFIAAMLHVNKAEKEDYLSAAFSYFDKDGSGYITADELQKACEDFGMKDVRLEEIIQEVDQDNDGRIDYSEFVAMMQKGNANFGNRRLPNNFSIGFRDATKVC, encoded by the exons ATGGGAAATAATTGTGTTCATTCTAAGTTTACAAAGGGTGGGTTCTTCAACTTATTCTTTTGGCGATCTCGATCACCGGATATGATTACTAATAAGAAAAAACCAAAGGGTATAGAACATTCTACAGACAAACAACCTGAACGTGAGAACTCCATTCAGAATAAACCCCCAGAAATGGTGATGATAGACAGGGAAAAGCCCAATCAGGAACACAAGAAAGACACTCAGGTAGTTAAACAGGAGAAGACCTCAGTTGATTTGAAGCCGAATGAAGCAATACAACCTGAAAAGTATGACAATACAATCCATCAAAAGGCGAAGCCGAAAGAGTCTGCAAAACCGAAGAAGCCACATGTCAAGAGAATGCTTAGTGCAGGACTCCAGGTTGATTCTGTGTTGAAAACAAAAAGTGGTCTTCTGAAGGAGCATTATGATTTGGGAGATAAACTTGGACATGGCCAATTTGGGACAACATTTCTTTGCGTTGAAAAAGCAACAGGGGAAAAGTATGCATGTAAGTCGATAGCAAAAAGGAAATTATTGACACCTGAAGATGTGGAAGATGTAAGGAGAGAAATCCAGATAATGCATCACTTATCTGGAAATCCTAATGTCATTTCAATAAAAGCGGCGTACGAGGATGGTGTTGCGGTTCATGTTGTGATGGAACTATGTTCAGGAGGCGAGCTCTTTGATAGGATTGTTAAGCAGGGACATTACACGGAGAGACAAGCGGCTGAGCTTGCAAGGACAATAGTTGGTGTAGTAGAAGCCTGCCATGCTCTAGGAGTGTTGCACTTGGACCTTAAGCCTGAGAATTTTCTCTTTGTCAACGAGAAAGAGGATTCACCTCTAAAGATTATAGATTTCGGGCTATCAATGTTTTTCAAGCCAG GGCAAATATTCTCTGATATTGTTGGAAGTCCTTATTATGTTGCTCCAGAAGTTCTACAAAAGCGTTATGGTCAAGAAGCTGATATCTGGAGTGCAGGTGTAATAATTTACATTCTTCTCACTGGTGTACCTCCATTTTGGGGTG AAAGTGAGCAGGAAATATTTGACGAGGTTTTACGTGCCGATATTGACTTCACATCAGATCCTTGGCCTAACATCTCTGGAGATGCGAAAGATCTGGTGAAGAGAATGCTTGTTAGGGACCCGAGGCAACGACTTACTGCACATGAAGTTCTAT GCCATCCTTGGGTGAAGATTGATGGTGTGGCTCCGGATAAGCCTCTTGATTCTGCAGTGTTGAGTCGCTTAACTCAGTTTTCTGCCATGAACAAGCTTAAAAAAATGGCTCTCATG GTTATTGCAGAGAGTCTTTCTGAAGAGGAAATTGCAGGCTTGAAAGAGATGTTCAAAATGATTGACACAGATGACAGTGGACATATTACTTTAGATGAACTGAAGGTTGGACTTAAGCAATTTGGGGCTGATCTTAGTGAGACAGAGATACGAGACTTGATGAAGGCG GCTGACGTTGACAACAGTGGTACCATTGACTATGGGGAATTCATAGCTGCAATGCTTCACGTCAACAAAGCTGAGAAGGAAGATTATCTCTCTGCtgctttttcatattttgacaAAGATGGGAGCGGATATATTACTGCAGATGAACTTCAAAAGGCTTGTGAGGACTTTGGCATGAAGGATGTCCGCTTGGAAGAAATCATTCAAGAAGTTGATCAAGACAAC GATGGACGGATAGATTATAGCGAGTTTGTGGCGATGATGCAAAAAGGAAATGCAAATTTCGGTAACAGACGCTTGCCCAATAATTTCAGCATCGGATTTCGAGATGCAACAAAGGTTTGCTGA
- the LOC125864652 gene encoding fasciclin-like arabinogalactan protein 16, with amino-acid sequence MDFQIYGFTNLFLFTITLFFTITSATFQENPKSPISTVPQINSNSILVALLDSHYTELSELVEKALLLQTLEEAVSKHNITIFAPKNEALERDLDPEFKRFLLEPGNLKSLQNLLLFHMIPTRIVSKNWPARGRVHSTLYAGEENVLQISEKKTEKSVSSAKIIKQDDIVKPDGIIHGIERVLIPKSVQQDFNNRRSLRSISAVIPEGAPEVDPRTHRLKKPVAVPAGAPPVLPVYDALAPGPSLAPAPAPGPGGPHHHFDGESQVKDFIQTLLHYGGYNELADILVNLTSLATEMGKLVSEGYVLTVLAPNDEAMAKLTTDQLSEPGAPEQIMYYHLIPEYQTEESMYNSVRRFGKINYDTLRLPHKVVAEEADGSVKFGQGEGSAYLVDPDIYTDGRISVQGVDGVLFPLEEIKAVPIAAPVAKVVAKPRRGKLMEVVCGTMGSFAFASCH; translated from the exons ATGGATTTTCAGATCTATGGCTTCACTAATCTGTTCTTGTTCACCATTACACTCTTTTTCACCATTACAAGTGCCAcatttcaagaaaacccaaaatCCCCAATTTCAACAGTACCCCAAATCAATTCCAACTCCATTCTTGTAGCCCTTTTGGATTCTCACTATACTGAGTTATCTGAACTTGTTGAAAAAGCCCTTTTGCTTCAAACACTTGAAGAAGCTGTTTCTAAGCACAATATCACCATTTTTGCTCCTAAAAATGAAGCTCTGGAACGTGATTTAGACCCTGAATTCAAGCGTTTCTTGCTTGAACCTGGTAATCTCAAATCTCTACAGAATCTCTTGTTGTTTCACATGATTCCCACTCGCATTGTCTCGAAAAATTGGCCTGCACGTGGCCGTGTTCACTCCACTTTATACGCCGGAGAAGAAAATGTCCTTCAAATTTCCGAGAAGAAAACAGAGAAATCAGTCAGCTCAGCTAAGATTATTAAACAAGACGATATTGTTAAACCCGACGGAATTATCCACGGGATTGAGCGGGTTTTAATACCCAAATCAGTCCAGCAAGATTTCAACAACCGCCGTAGTCTCCGGTCAATCTCCGCCGTGATTCCGGAGGGAGCACCGGAAGTTGACCCGAGAACCCACCGGTTGAAGAAACCCGTAGCAGTACCAGCCGGCGCACCACCTGTGCTGCCGGTGTACGATGCTTTGGCACCGGGGCCATCTCTGGCCCCAGCACCAGCTCCAGGACCCGGAGGACCCCACCATCATTTCGATGGTGAGAGTCAAGTAAAAGATTTCATTCAAACACTCCTACATTATGGTGGTTACAATGAATTAGCAGACATTCTTGTGAATCTCACATCATTAGCTACAGAAATGGGGAAATTGGTTTCTGAAGGATATGTTTTAACTGTTCTGGCGCCTAATGACGAGGCTATGGCTAAGCTGACGACTGATCAGCTTAGCGAGCCTGGGGCGCCAGAACAGataatgtattaccatttgatACCGGAGTATCAAACGGAGGAAAGTATGTATAATTCAGTGAGGAGATTTggtaaaattaattatgatacTTTAAGGTTGCCACATAAAGTTGTGGCTGAAGAAGCTGATGGTTCAGTGAAATTCGGGCAAGGCGAAGGATCAGCTTATTTGGTAGATCCTGATATTTATACTGATGGAAGAATCTCTGTGCAAGGGGTTGATGGTGTTTTGTTCCCTCTTGAGGAAATTAAGGCTGTTCCTATAGCTGCTCCTGTTGCTAAAGTTGTTGCAAAGCCAAGAAGAG GAAAGTTGATGGAAGTGGTATGTGGTACAATGGGGTCATTTGCTTTTGCTAGTTGTCATTAA
- the LOC125864606 gene encoding fra a 1-associated protein — translation MGWVWIDDEPKHSGAKDFANPRSSSGSDGDGGERCATRKVVSTRCRTEETEPGKFIRKCEKTEQTFKDCIGRPSEIVESNKEYSEEDVTDQMTSDSHSIESSVPFDFPGLRSDVENIERSFFSELDRFFEAAEEIKNGFFGAFSIPRVFDDDRASSPERRGIPIESHPPKPNKSDGEVDPSGLDRDV, via the exons ATGGGTTGGGTGTGGATCGACGACGAGCCTAAGCATTCCGGCGCCAAGGATTTTGCAAACCCTAGATCATCCTCCGGCAGCGACGGTGACGGCGGTGAACGATGCGCTACCAGGAAGGTTGTGAGCACTCGATGCCGAACCGAAGAGACCGAGCCAGGAAAATTCATCCGAAAGTGCGAAAAGACTGAGCAAACTTTCAAGGATTGCATTgggag GCCTTCTGAGATAGTGGAGTCTAATAAAGAATACTCGGAGGAAGATGTCACAGACCAAATGACAAGTGATTCACATTCTATAGAGTCAAGTGTCCCTTTTGACTTCCCTGGGCTGCGTAGTGATGTTGAGAATATTGAGCGAAGCTTCTTCAGTGAACTTGATCGTTTCTTTGAAGCAGCTGAGGAGATAAAGAATGGCTTCTTTGGTGCATTCAGCATTCCTCGTGTCTTTGATGATGACCGAGCATCCTCACCTGAGAGACGTGGTATACCCATCGAATCTCATCCTCCTAAACCAAACAAGTCTGATGGAGAGGTCGATCCTTCTGGCCTTGATAGAGATGTTTGA